A region from the Falco rusticolus isolate bFalRus1 chromosome 4, bFalRus1.pri, whole genome shotgun sequence genome encodes:
- the NDUFA11 gene encoding NADH dehydrogenase [ubiquinone] 1 alpha subcomplex subunit 11: protein MAGYWDGPEGEECPRRAWLTTRVGAAAGLLGSAYRIILQQPSSALAALQMAAGDTATMATLGAVFGVTTCLSAQIREEPEDPLNYFIGGCATGAVLGARAHSYLTGTTACLGFGITAALMKIGNKEGWRLTGPPKL from the exons ATGGCGGGGTACTGGGACGGGCCCGAGGGCGAGGAGTGCCCGCGCCGCGCCTGGCTCACCACACGCGTGGGCGCCGCCGCCG GCCTGCTGGGCTCGGCCTACCGCAtcatcctgcagcagcccagctccgcCCTGGCCGCCTTGCAGATGGCAGCGGGGGACACCGCCACCATGG CCACACTAGGAGCTGTGTTTGGCGTAACTACCTGCCTCAGTGCCCAAATCCGAGAGGAACCGGAGGATCCCTTGAACTATTTCATAGGCGGCTGTGCAACAGGAGCCGTCTTGGGTGCCAGAG CTCACAGTTACTTGACTGGTACCACTGCGTGTTTGGGGTTTGGAATTACCGCCGCGCTAATGAAGATAGGCAACAAGGAGGGCTGGCGGCTGACGGGACCTCCCAAGCTGTAA